One segment of Toxotes jaculatrix isolate fToxJac2 chromosome 8, fToxJac2.pri, whole genome shotgun sequence DNA contains the following:
- the LOC121185893 gene encoding acidic leucine-rich nuclear phosphoprotein 32 family member E-like, whose protein sequence is MEMKKRISLELRNRNPAEVAELVVDNCRSSDGEVEGLTEEYTELEILSMVNVGLTSLSKLPSLPKLRKLEVSDNTISGGLDTLAEKCPNLTYLNLSGNKIKELSSMEALQNLKNLKSLDLYSCEVTTLDNYRESVFELLPQLTYLDGYDQDDNEVPDSEADNDEDDEAGPPGDDDDEEDDEEGSEGDEDEVGLSYLMKEGIQDEEDDGDYVEEEEEDEEEEEDGDDDGAGVRGEKRKRDAEDEGDDDDDE, encoded by the exons AtggagatgaagaagaggatCAGTCTGGAGCTGAGGAACAGAAACCCAGCGGAG GTGGCGGAGCTGGTGGTGGATAACTGTCGCTCCAGTGACGGGGAGGTCGAAGGTCTGACGGAGGAGTACACAGAGCTGGAGATCCTCAGTATGGTGAACGTCGGCCTGACCTCGCTCTCCAAACTGCCCTCACTGCCCAAACTACGCAAG ttggAGGTGAGTGATAACACCATCTCAGGAGGTTTGGATACGTTGGCAGAGAAATGTCCCAACCTGACGTACCTGAACCTGAGCGGGAACAAGATCAAGGAGCTGAGCAGCATGGAGGCTCTG CAGAACTTAAAGAACCTGAAGAGTCTGGACCTGTACAGCTGTGAAGTGACCACGCTGGACAACTACAGAGAGAGCGTGTTCGAGCTGCTGCCTCAGCTCACGTACCTGGACGGATACGACCAGGACGACAACGAGGTGCCCGACTCCGAGGCCGACAACG ACGAGGATGATGAAGCCGGCCCACCTGGAGACGACGACGACGAAGAGGACGACGAGGAGGGCTCTGAAGGGGACGAGGATGAGGTCGGCCTGTCGTACCTGATGAAGGAGGGAATCCAG GATGAAGAGGACGATGGAGACTATgttgaggaggaagaggaggatgaggaggaagaggaagatggag aTGATGATGGAGCTGGTGTTCggggggagaagaggaagagggatgcagaggatgaaggtgatgacgacgatgatgaaTAG
- the LOC121186298 gene encoding mothers against decapentaplegic homolog 4-like, with amino-acid sequence MSVLGPATSSADACLSIVHSLMCHRQGGENEGFAKRAIESLVKKLKEKKDELDSLITAVTTNGVHPSKCVTIQRTLDGRLQVAGRKGFPHVIYARLWRWPDLHKNELKHVKFCQFAFDLKYDSVCVNPYHYERVASPAATGPQSLIKEEFVQDCLQIDLPPHPDPYNQPRPVDMYPSMPLSSSGSSSVTSAALSAAAAVCGGPAGVGVSSEGPGLLQIVPSQNEGGRASPAHPNADHTPRPPHPPTPPSPHQQSHEYSSPPRAASWTGNSPTPYSPARPPQSGRSHQQPQLHHHHHGPNTHFWSQHHSTAPYPQPVSNHPGPEFWCSISYFELDVQVGEMFKVQSSCPLVTVDGYVDPSGGDRFCLGQLSNVHRTAASHRARLHIGRGVQLECRGEGDVWIRCLSDHSVFVQSFYLDREAGRTPGDGVHKIYPGAYIKVFDLRQCHRQMQQQAAAAQAMTANQAAAVVGAITGPSNGVGGMPPAVSVCSAAGLGVDDLRRLCIVRLSFVKGWGCDYPRQSIKDTPCWLEVHLHRALQLLDQVLHMLPPREHTL; translated from the exons ATGTCGGTGCTCGGCCCGGCCACCAGCAGCGCTGACGCCTGCCTCAGCATCGTCCACAGCCTGATGTGCCACCGGCAGGGCGGAGAGAATGAGGGCTTCGCCAAGCGAGCCATCGAGAGCCTGGTGAAGaaactgaaggagaagaaggacgAGCTGGACTCACTCATCACCGCCGTCACCACCAACGGCGTCCATCCCAGCAAGTGTGTCACCATCCAGAGGACGCTGGACGGACGGCTGCAG GTAGCAGGTAGGAAAGGCTTCCCTCACGTGATCTACGCCCGTCTGTGGCGTTGGCCTGACCTCCATAAGAACGAGCTGAAACACGTGAAGTTCTGCCAGTTTGCGTTCGACCTGAAGTACgacagcgtgtgtgtgaacCCGTACCACTACGAGAGGGTGGCGTCTCCCGCCGCCACAG GTCCTCAGTCTCTGATAAAGGAGGAGTTCGTTCAGGACTGTCTGCAGATCGACCTGCCCCCCCATCCCGACCCCTATAACCAGCCCCGCCCTGTCGACATGTATCCCAGCATGCCTCTGTCTTCTTCAG GCAGCAGCTCCGTGACGTCTGCAGCTCTGTCCGCCGCCGCCGCCGTTTGCGGAGGCCCTGCTGGTGTTGGCGTCAGCAGCGAGGGCCCGGGGCTCCTTCAGATTGTCCCGTCTCAGAACGAAGGGGGTCGGGCCTCGCCGGCTCACCCGAATGCCGACCACACGCCTCGGCCTCCTCACCCTCCCACTCCCCCCTCACCACACCAGCAGAGCCATGAGTACAGCAGCCCCCCCAGAGCCG cctcCTGGACAGGTAACAGCCCCACCCCCTACAGCCCTGCAAGACCTCCACAGAGTGGGCGGAGCCATCAGCAGCCTCAGTtacatcaccaccaccatggcCCCAATACACACTTCT GGTCACAGCATCACAGTACTGCTCCATATCCACAGCCAGTGTCCAACCACCCAG GTCCAGAGTTCTGGTGCTCGATCTCATACTTCGAGTTGGACGTCCAGGTTGGTGAGATGTTTAAGGTTCAGTCCAGCTGTCCTTTGGTGACGGTGGACGGATACGTGGATCCTTCAGGAGGAGATCGTTTCTGTCTGGGACAGCTGAGCAATGTCCACCGCACTGCCGCCAGCCACCGTGCCAG GCTCCACATCGGTCGGGGGGTTCAGCTGGAGTGTCGGGGAGAGGGGGACGTCTGGATACGCTGCCTTAGCGATCACTCTGTGTTCGTTCAGAGTTTCTACCTGGATCGAGAGGCAGGCCGAACACCTGGAGACGGAGTTCATAAGATCTACCCCGGAGCTTATATCAAG gtgtTTGATCTGCGGCAGTGtcacagacagatgcagcagcaggcagctgcagcCCAGGCAATGACAGCGAATCAGGCGGCTGCGGTTGTCGGAGCAATTACCGGACCTTCAAATGGTGTTGGAGGGATGCCCCCTGCTGTCA GTGTGTGTTCGGCAGCAGGTCTGGGCGTGGACGACCTGCGCAGGCTGTGTATCGTGCGCCTGAGCTTCGTTAAAGGTTGGGGGTGTGATTACCCGAGACAGAGCATTAAAGACACCCCCTGCTGGCTGGAGGTTCACCTGCACCGAgcgctgcagctgctggaccaGGTGCTGCACATGCTGCCACCGCgagaacacacactctga
- the si:ch73-139j3.4 gene encoding CD82 antigen produces MKLELKTELLKFCSAGLNSIFLVLGLSVAGCAVWILFDKGSFLSVLSSVELHTVALGLLVIGGVVTAVGVIGCVGANGEHRFLLLIYLGFLIILVLAQLFVTLLLLINRNKIEQSLDAGVDQIILQYGGSSNVDTLMDNVQHYGKCCGRTGAADWLKNSYVHSLNLTGPDVLPCSCFSSYRRSFNSSWCSELLNFTEPLFGRGNSSYHQGCKQTLGVWLQENTLTIVSMDVSLMLIQVVQFAVMVSLYRALGRKASLKGSDLQADSDHTSLDHVPTDDLDNEGRSYAYVDSDGYKDSADTSNYRENADPTSHHDSQNHNQVKLELEPARGCRKASS; encoded by the exons ATGAAGCTGGAGCTGAAGACTGAGCTGCTGAAGTTCTGCTCTGCAGGTCTGAACTCCATCTTCCTG GTCCTGGGTCTGAGCGTAGCCGGCTGTGCTGTCTGGATCCTGTTTGACAAAGGAAGCTTCCTGAGCGTCCTCTCCTCCG TGGAGCTTCACACAGTGGCGCTGGGGCTGTTGGTGATTGGTGGAGTGGTGACAGCGGTCGGTGTTATTGGATGTGTAGGAGCTAATGGAGAGCACAGATTCCTGCTGCTGATA TACCTGGGCTTCCTCATCATCCTGGTGCTGGCCCAGCTGTTcgtcacactgctgctgctcatcaaCAGAAACAAG ATTGAACAGAGCCTGGATGCAGGAGTGGATCAGATCATCCTTCAGTATGGAGGCAGCAGTAACGTGGACACACTGATGGACAACGTGCAGCACTAT GGGAAGTGCTGTGGCAGGACGggggctgctgattggctgaagaACTCCTACGTCCACAGTCTGAACCTGACCGGTCCAGACGTACTTCCCTGTTCTTGCTTCAGTTCGTACCGTCGCAGCTTTAACTCGTCCTGGTGCTCGGAGCTGCTGAACTTCACCGAGCCGCTGTTCGGACGAGGAAACAGCTCGTACCATCAG GGCTGTAAACAGACGCTCGGAGTCTGGCTGCAGGAGAACACTCTGACCATCGTCAGCATGGACGTCAGCCTCATGTTAATCCAG gtGGTTCAGTTTGCGGTCATGGTCTCTCTGTATCGCGCGCTTGGAAGGAAAGCCTCTTTGAAAGGATCTGATCTGCAGGCGGACTCTGACCACACCTCGTTGGACCACGTCCCCACAGACGACCTGGACAATGAGGGGCGGAGCTACGCCTACGTAGACTCTGATGGTTATAAAGACTCTGCTGACACCTCAAATTACCGTGAAAACGCAGATCCTACCTCCCACCATGACAGCCAGAACCACAACCAGgtgaagctggagctggagccagCTCGGGGCTGCAGGAAGGCCTCCAGCTAA